In the genome of Maribacter forsetii DSM 18668, the window AGAAGCCTACGATGTAATTGTTAATGCGGAAGGTGAGAAGTCTACCGACATTGGTAAGACAATTCAAAAGAATTATGATGCGGACATTACTGATGAGTTTATAAAACCTATCGTGATGACCAATACAGATGGCACACCTATAGCCTCTGTAAAGGAAGATGATGTTGTCATCTTCTTTAACTTCAGAACGGATCGTGGTAGAGAATTAACTCAAGTATTAAGTCAGGTAGACATGCATGAGCAAAACATGCACAAATTGAACTTGTACTATGTTACTCTAACCAATTACGATGAGTCTTACAACAATGTTCATGTTGTTTATAATAAAGATAACATAGTAGAAACCCTTGGTGAAGTTTTGGCAAATGCCGGCAAAAAACAAATACGTATTGCCGAAACAGAAAAGTATCCTCACGTTACTTTCTTTTTCAATGGTGGTAGAGAAGTTCCCTTTGAAGGTGAATCTCGTATATTATGCCCTTCGCCAAAAGTAGCTACTTATGATTTACAGCCAGAAATGAGCGCTTATGAAATTAGGGATAAAATTATTCCAGAAATACAACAAGGCGATGTAGATTTTATATGTTTGAACTTTGCTAATCCTGATATGGTTGGTCATACAGGTGTTATGGAAGCTGCCATTAAAGCCTGTGAAACGGTAGATGAATGCGCAAAAGACGTCATTACAGCAGCTATTGAGAAAGATTACTCAGTAATCGTAATTGCTGACCATGGTAACTGTGAGACAATGGTAAATGAGGACGGCACGCCTAACACA includes:
- the gpmI gene encoding 2,3-bisphosphoglycerate-independent phosphoglycerate mutase, which encodes MNKKVILMILDGWGKSPNPEVSAVDKANTPFIDSLYTKYANSNLLTDGMNVGLPEGQMGNSEVGHMNLGAGRIVYQDLAKINKAVKENTLSSEPVLRSAFEYAKKNNKDVHFLGLLSDGGVHSHTNHIKGLIAAGKESGVENMYLHAFTDGRDVDPKSGKGFLEDIVDYSADKNTKLATVIGRYYAMDRDKRWERVKEAYDVIVNAEGEKSTDIGKTIQKNYDADITDEFIKPIVMTNTDGTPIASVKEDDVVIFFNFRTDRGRELTQVLSQVDMHEQNMHKLNLYYVTLTNYDESYNNVHVVYNKDNIVETLGEVLANAGKKQIRIAETEKYPHVTFFFNGGREVPFEGESRILCPSPKVATYDLQPEMSAYEIRDKIIPEIQQGDVDFICLNFANPDMVGHTGVMEAAIKACETVDECAKDVITAAIEKDYSVIVIADHGNCETMVNEDGTPNTAHTTNPVPLILVDKDIHQIKDGVLGDIAPTILKLIGVEKSEFMTQNSLV